The genomic segment TGTAGTTCAGCTCGGCGAGCGCTGCGTGCCCGGTGCCTGCATTGTTCCAGGGGTTGGAGCTCTCCTGGCCCACTTCGCTCAGCTGCTCGAAGATCACGATGGACCAGTCGGGCTGAAGCTGCTTGATCATGGTTCCGAGGGTGGCACTCATGATGCCCCCGCCGATCAGGGCGACGTCGACGCTTTTATTGCTCACAGGATCACTTTACGCTGCTTGTATACAAGGTCGGCACCGCACCGCTCGGCAATAAGCGCCGTTCTTTACGGACGGCCCATCGCCCGATACTCCCACCCCGCGGCCCGCCAGGATGTAGAGTCCAGCACGTTGCGTCCGTCAATGATCCGCCTACCCGCGACCAGACCCTCGATGTCAGCCGGAACGAGCGAACGGTACTCCTTCCACTCTGTCAGCAGCACGACGACCTCCGCATCTTTGACCGCGTCAGCTACGTCGTCGACGAAATGGAGCTGCGGATGCTTGGCGTGGGCGTTCGGGATCGCCTCAGGGTCGGTCGCGCTGACGATCGCACCGAGACCGTTGAGTTGCACGGCGACGTCAAGGGCCGGGGAGTCGCGGATATCGTCCGAGTCAGGTTTGAACGCGAGCCCTAGAACTGCGACCCGCTTCTCGAAAGCCTGGCCATCAAGAAGTTCGAGTACGAGGTCCACGACGCGCTGACGACGACGGAGGTTGATCGCATCGACCTCTTTGAGGAAGGCCAGCGATTCACCGCGGCCGAGCTCTTCGGCACGGGCGCCGAAGGCGCGGATGTCCTTCGGGAGGCAGCCACCACCAAACCCGACGCCCGCGTTCAGGAACCGGCGGCCGATGCGGGCGTCAAATCCGATCGCGTCGGCGAGCTCGGTCACATTCGCACCTGTCACCTCGGCGATCTCGGCGATCGCGTTGATGAAGGAGATCTTCGTGGCCAGGAAGGCATTGGCCGAGACCTTGACGAGTTCGGCTGTCGCGTAATCGGTCACGACGAGAGGGGTTTCCTCGCTGAGCGCCTTCGAGTAGACCTCGTCGAGAATCGCCTTCGAAGCGGCCGCAGCCTCCGGCTCAGGCGAAACGCCGTAGACCAAGCGGTCAGGAGAGATCGTGTCCTTCACGGCGAAACCTTCACGCAAGAACTCGGGGTTCCAGGCGAGGTTCGCGCCGGGCGCCACTTCCTGCACCCGCTCGGCGAGCCTGGCTGCCGTTCCGACCGGAACCGTCGACTTGCCGACGACGAGATCTCCGTCTTTGAGGAACGGGAGAAGAGACTCGAGGGCAGCGTCAACGTAGGTCATGTCGGCGCTATACGATCCGACTCTCTGCGGTGTCCCGACAGCGATGAAGTGCACCTGCGCATCCGCCGCACTCGCCATTTCCGTCGAGAAAGTCAGTCGGCCGGATGCGCTGGCAGAGAGCAGAATCTCCGGCAGACCTGGTTCGAAGAACGGTGCTCTACCTGCCGCCAGGGCTTCGATCTTGCGCTGGTCGACGTCAATTCCGATCACTTCATGGCCGAGTTCCGCCATCGACGCTGCGTGGACCGCGCCGAGATAGCCGCATCCGATTACCGAGATCTTCATTGCACTCCTCTGTTCAGCATTCGTCGTTTACGCTCGCCTTGAGCATCGCGCCGGTTTGGTACAGATACTGGTAGATCCAGTCTCCCAGTGACAGATTCCGCGGATCAGCCACGAACAACGCCCCGTCGATGCAGCGGTCGAAAATCAGCCGTGCCCGGTAGACGTGAGGCGTCGACGTGATGACCAAGACCTTGTTCCATCCGTTCTCTTGGGCTTGAGCCCGCACGAACCGGGCCTCGCCCTGTGTCGTGAAGGGATCGGCTAAGAAACAGGTGACGTCGGCGCCTGCCGGCGGATATGTGCAGGCCGGCAATGAACTCGCGCTGAACCTGCTCGTCGGTGGCACCGAGATCAGGATCGTTTCGGCGTAGCCTTCCGAGACCAGCTTCTCCGCGAGAGCGATCCGGGTTGCCTTCGGCGGCCCAAGCACGACGATGGCGTCGGCCCGCTCCGGCTGATCGACAGTGGGAAACACGTAGAACGGAAGACCGATCAGAGCGATAGCGGCCGCCGCCGCGACGACACCCGCGAGCACCTGCACGATCACCCGGCGGAGCTGCTTCGGAGTGAGCCGCGAGTTCTTCATCCAGCGTTCTCACCGTTTCGGGCGGAGAGGCGCGAGATCTCCGCCCAGTACTTCGCAGGCGGAAGCTCCCAAGGCTTGCCCGCGATCAACTCCTTCTGCACGTCGGCAGTCAGGCGACTGCCGATCGATCGTGCAGGATTACCGACCACAATCTGGAAATCATCCACGTCTTTGGTGACGACGGACCCTGCTCCCACGACGGCTCCTACGCCGATCCGGCGACATCCTGGCAATATCGTCACGTTTGCGCCGATCCAGGTGTCTGCGCCTATCTCACAGGGCGTACGCGAAACATCGTTGTCGGCGGCCACCAGGCCGAGCTTGGGGTTGTACCAGTATGGGTGGAGGCTCGGCGCCTGCATCGGATGTGCAGCGCCGATTCGGCGAACATTCGGTCCGATCGACGCGTATGGCCCGATCGTCGTCCCGCGATCGGCGAACCCTGGGGTGAGAAGCGACCCGTAGCTGTGTGGACCAGCGCTGACACCGTAGTGCTGCCGCAACACAGCACGGAGCGAAATCGAAGTGGTCTGACCACCTTCCGCCTTGACCGCTATCGCCAGCAGCCGATGTCGCGCCGGTAGTCTTCTGTAGAACTTGACGACGAAACGTCCGATTGCCGACTGACGCATCGATGGGAACTTAGCCGAATCGAGAGCGGGCATTCTCATCCCTTGCCTTTCAGAAGCGAACGAAGACCGTTGACTAGGTCGCGCGGCTTCGGTAGATATTCGATCAACGTCAGCCTGAGCGCGACCGCCAAGAACACGATTAGCGTGATGTAGCCGGCCGTCGACGCCAGAGCAGCTCCAGGAGCAGCAAGCGAGGGTGCCAGCGCGAACAATAGGATCGTCGACACCGCGAGCGAGGCTAGCTGGGCGATGCTCATGGCGCCACCTCGGCCGAGGGCCGCGAGCAGCATCGAGTAGACATACGCCGTCACCATGAACACGGAACCGATCAGATAGATGAGTGTGATCGGAACCGCAGGAGCGAACTCCGCGCCAAAAAGAAGTGGCACCCCGAATGGAACGATTGCCGCGAGTACAGCACAGGTGACAATTGCGAGCGCGGCTCCGGCGCGCGCGCCTTCTCCGACGATTGCTCGCCGTTGCTCCTCTTTGGCTACAGCCGCTGGACGAAAGTAGCTTGCCCCCAGCGCCTGGCCGACTGCGATCGGAATTCCACCGATCGTGACCGCCACTGAGTAGAGACCGGCGTTGTACGCACCAAGCAGCGGCAGCGCCAGAACTTGATCCAATCGGTTGGTCGCCGCCTCCGCCAAGGCACTGCCGCTGAACCTGACTCCAGATTTCAGGAGATGCCAGGAATTGTCGGCCTCTCCGAAGATCGAGACCCTTACCAGTATCTGCCCCATCAGGAACGTGATCGCGTTGCCGGCGATGTTGGCGATCAGCACCGTCATCGTGCTCGCCATTCCCGAGAGCCAGAACACCAAGACAAGGATCAGATAGGTCGCGGGCTGAGCGACCAGCAGCAACAACTGCGCGCGATAGCGTCCACTGGCCAGCAGCACGCTGTTGTCGGTGAGCCAACTGGACATCAGCGGAGTCAACACGACTCCGATCGCGGCGACGAGGCGCACTGGTGGCTCGAACCCTGCGAACAAGGTGAAGTACAAGATCGCGGAGACTCCCGTTGCGGGGAGGAACATGAAACCAATCAACCTGCGCGAGGCTCGCACGACCGGCTGCATTGTGCCGATGGACACCCGACGCCGCACCTCGAGCGGAACGCCGAGAGCCAACCCGATTCCCACGAGAAAGAAGACGCCTATCGCGGCAGCGGTTTCGCCGCGCCCATCCGGCCCGATCGCTCTCGCCACGATCGGGGCCGTGATCAAGCCAAAAAACGAGACAGAGATTCTTCCCAGCGCGATCAGAGAGGGACTCTCTGCTCGAAGGGCACGCACTAGGAGGTTCAAGGCACGCTTCATCGGTTGTCCGCGGATCGGCGCAACGACCGCCGGAAAGTCCCTAATGCGGCTCGAGCCGTGTTGGCGGGGTTGCGCAGAGCGAGTCGAAGCAAGCCGTAGCCGGCGTACTTTGGAACGGCCTTCCCCGCCAGTCGCCGGCCGAGCAAACGGCCGACCAGAGTGAGTTTGCGCTTGACTTGCAGCGGTTGCACGGGCCTCACCCGGTCCAACTCCAACGGCATGATTGCGATCGCTCCGGCAAGCGCTGCTTGTTGCAGCAGTTCGTGTCCCCGTTGGGTGCGCGCGATCACCACCGAGTTTCCTGCGCCTTCCTCGAAGAGCGGATAACCGTTCTCATCGGCCATCCAGTAGTCGCCCACGGCGATGTCGGCATGGGCTCCGGTGCCGTCCACGCAGATCTTGCATCGTTGTTGCAGTTGCCGTCCGAGATGCTTTCCCCAGGACTCGTCATACGACAGGGAGCCGGTCGTTGCTCCGTCGGACACCTCGAATGTACCCGGCCAGCCACCGCCCCGATATTTCATGGACACCGCTGCGCCTGGGTCGACTCCCAGCTGACGAACGAGTGCATCCGTGGCGAATTGGCTGGGGGTGCCCGCGCAGAAAAAGGAAAGGAGCACTGGACGATCGGATGCGTCGATTCCCAGCGCATCCTGGAGCTGGCTGGCGGCCGACACCTCACACGGCTTCCCGACGAGGCCGACCCTTGGGTCGCCGGTTTTCCATCCCGCCAGGTTCGCGACCGGTCCATAGCGAGATCCCGCTGACTCTAACGCTTCTGCCCGGGTCATGATCGTCACGGGCACCGTTGTGGTCGGTCTGGTCGGTTTTGCCGCACTTCCCGTGATCTGATTGACAATCTCGGACTTCAGCATCCACTCGGTCATCGCGGTGATCACGCCGCCACTTGAACCCATGAATCGAGTTGTGTCGTCTCTGGCGTAACCTTCCCAAACGCTCACATAGCGCCCGAAAATCTCGTGCTCGGCCCCTTCCACCCGGGGGGCCATTATCCGCTTGCCAGGGCAGACTCGGTCGAAGAGCGCCGCTTCTCGCCTATCGGACGCTCGATCAACCACGGACCCAGTGCTAAGTCGGGGCCTCTGGTATCCGTCCGGAGACAGTTCCATGCCGATGCGTGCCGAAATCAATTCGCAGGCTCCACAACCGGAGCAGTTGTCGTTCGCCAGAACCCGCCCGACCGAGCGATCCAAGGCCGGCACGCGCTCAGCCATCTATGGACGGGACTCTCACTCGGAGCGCGTCTGCCGCATCCTGCAGCCTCTCGCTAGTGCGAGTGCGCAGCGATGAGACATCGGCATCGAGAAGACCTTCTGCCGCTTGCCCTGCGATCACCAGGGCTTCTTCAGCGACCGTGTCGGATTTACGGAGGTCGATGGTGTGATTCCATCCGATGTCGTCAAGCAACGGGGCAAACTTGCGAGAGTAGGCCAAGGGGATGGCGGGCGTTCCCACAGACAGTGCATTCAAACAGGCGTGCATACGCGAGCCGATTACGAGGTCAGCGTCCGCGACCATGGAACGCACGTCGTCCAGATCCTCCGGCACCAAGGCTTGGATGTTCAGCTCCGCGGCGAGCTCTCGGACGACTGAGGTGTCGTCATCGTGGGTCGAATTTGCCAGGACATGGGCAAGCAGTGCGACCTCGCGGCCGGAGTCGCGTAGACCTTGGATGAGCGACCGAACCGCGGCTTGATACCGAACGTAGTCGACATGGGAGTTCTCGCTCCAGAGGAGACCGGAAACATTGAACAGGACCTCAAAACGCTTGCGACGTTCTGGGACCTCGAGATTGAAGACCACATCGGTGGCGTGCGCTGCCGGTACGAACCCGAGCCGCTTGGTGTAGGTCTCGCTGATGCTGTCGCGCACCAGCACGCCGGTGGATGCACGAAGCGACCGTCTGGCGATAGTGCGGCCCCAGCGGGTGTTGAACGGACCAATCGTCTGCGGACCGAACACGAGCGGCACCCCGACTTGCTTCGCTGAACGGTGCACGTAGTGCATCGTCAGAAGGCGTCGCGCGCCGTAGATGTCGGTGAAACTGTCGCCGGCACCGGAGTCGATAATCGCGTCATACTGACGCAACTTGCTCTTGATGGGCCCGCTACGGCGGCCAAAGTCACGAGCAATGGTGCGGGTGCCGAATGAGATGTCCGAGTCGCCAGCTCCGAAGTTCTGGAACTCGACCACGGTCTCGGGTCCCCACGCCGCTCGCGCGAGCTCGGCCATGCCTTGAGCCAAGACTCGAACGCCCAGATTCGCCGAATGATTATCGGCCCATAGGACCAGTACGCGCGCCAAATTTACCCCTCCACTTGCCAGCACAATAATGCCAAGGCAGCGGTGCCTCTGACAGCTCTGCCACGATACCATCCGGGCACCTGCCGGTACTCATTCACCTCGGGCAAACTCGTGTGCGGAGTCTCATCAGCGCCGTCTGGTCGTCGTGATTATAGGCGTAGAACTCCGGGAGTCCGGTTCGTCAATATCCGCGCCCCCAACCGGTAGCTGCGCCCGTGATCCGTAGCCCAACGCGGTGCCTGCGAGAATCCACAGCGTTCCAGTCGCGTCGAGTCCGCCCGCTGTCTCGGACAGGAGGGCAACCAGCACTGCCGCCGTTAGCGCGGCGCCGTTCATCGTCCGCCCAGCTCTGACTCCTCGATAAATCAGGTAGGCGATAACGAGGATGCCGAACCATCCTGCGGCGGCCAAGAAGATGGCTGCCAGACTTTCGCCGGCATCCGTCGACTCCCCGGTCAGGCTGGCGACCGCGTTCCCGACGCGACCGAACCCACCGCCGATCGGATGCGTCAAGGCGTACTGGAAACCGTAGAACGCCCCGTCGACGTGACGTCCGCTCTGGCCATCGTCAGAGAACTCCTGTAGAGCAACGAAACCGATAACGGCGGCCACCAGGATGAACGCAAGTTGACCAGATTTCCGGGTCAGGAAGGGCTGCAGTATCGCCAGGGCGAGGATGACGAATCCACCTCGTGAGAAGCTCGAGATGGCACCGAACAGCAGGATGGCGCTGAGGCTGAGGTTTGCGGCCATCGATCTGCGTCCCGGATCGAGCCAGACCCACATGAAGGCCGCACCACAGTACATTCCGAAGGAAGGCGGATTCAGCAGCAACCCGCCGGTGCGGATGAGGGCTTCACCGTCCGGCAGGTAGTAGTAGTAGAAGCCCGGCAGATCGCGGCCGTACGACAGGGTCGGCCCCGTCGACTGGAAGCCGGAATAGCCAGCTGGGTCAACGGGATAGACGCCCAACAGTTCGAACGCCGCGTAGAGGGCGCCTATGACCCCGAGAAAAATCACGAATGGAGTGAGCTTCTGCACCTGTTCCTTCGTCAGGCACATGCCGAAGAGAACAAGGATCACCGGCACGAGGATCTGCCGGAGCTGATAGATCGCGATCGACGTGTTGGTGGCTTGAACGAACGCAACGGCCATGATCAGGAAAAAGACGAGGATGAACACCACCGTGCGTGACGAGATGTTTCTTCTCCGAAGGAACTGGCTCACCACCCAGAGTGCGACGGACACCAGAACGAGGTCATCCAATAGGAGAGCATTAGGGTTCTCGAAGATGGCGCCAAGAGCCCGTTGCAACAGAGAAGCCGTGAAGAGCAGCACAGCAAGGTGGATGGGCTTGTCCATCAGCACGAAGGCGAAGCTCGTGATTGCGACCAAGCCCATGAATATGACCCACGCGACGTCCTTGTCGCCCGCCGCCAGCCAAATGAAGAATCCGACGAGTCCAAGCGACGTGACGGACAGGAGAATGGTGCCGGCCGACAGGCCAGCACCACCGCTGCTTCGGTACCTCTGTGAGCTAACCATTCGTCACACGCCAGATGGGACAGGTCGCCGGCGTCGTGCGCCGGCGATGAGCCCACGGAGACCAGCACGGAACTTGACGAATCTGCCGTTGCTTTCTTTCAACGGCCGCGCAGATAGTCGGGCTGTTTCTAGCATTCCTCGGCCAAAGAGAAGCGACAGCGTTGGGGACCCGTGGTCAGCCACGACAAGGAACCGATTGCGCTGCATGTAGTAATAGTAGGTGGCGCTCTTGCCACCGGTCGTGTCCCCCGACCCTCCGACCAGATGCCAGATGACGGCGGCCGGTACGACGCCCAGCGTCAATCCCAACCCCCCGGCCCGGAGGCTCCAGTCGACGTCTTCCCAATAGAGGAAGAGTTCGGATCGAAATCCACTCGTCTTCCGCCATGTGGATCCAGTGAACATCGGGGCCGCACCGGTGACAAACTCTGTGGCGAACGGTGACTCGGTTCGGTTTGAGGTCGCCCCCAACCCAAGATGTCGTACGGTGCCGGTCGGCAATGAGACCGTGCCGCCTCGATACCAGATTTTCGGTTCATCGGCCGTACCCATCATGATCGTGGGCGAGACGATGTCGAAAGTCGAGAGCGCCTCGACCATCAGCGATGTAGACCCGGGCGACACCAACGTGTCGGGGTTCAAAACCCAGACAACGTCGTCATCCGCGGGATCGATCAGGGCCAACGCCTTGTTCACTCCTCCACCGAACCCGAGGTTCTGGGAACCGAACTCGACTTTCACGTTTTCGTGCTCACCAACAACTCGTTCAAGCTCGCTTCGCTGAGACGGGGTCGAAGCGTTGTCCACGATGACGATGTTCTCGATGGGTTCGTTCTTCAACGATTGCAGGAGTGCTTCCACCAGCTCACTCGAGTTGTAACAGACGATGGCGACCTTCGTCGATCGCTTCGGCTCCGCCATCAGTTCGAACCCATCAAAGTATCGACCCACCCACGAAACTCGATCAACGACTGCTGTTCCGACCCTTCGAGGTCGACCGCGAGGTCGCTCATCTCCGAAGCTAGCAGGGCACCGCGGCCCAGCGCGTCCAGAATCCCGGACGCCAGTGAATCGACGGTCGGCTCCACGAAGACCGCGCCCTTAGTGAAGTATTCACGCAGAGCTTCAGTATTGCTCGTGACTAGAGGCTTGCCGGCCGCAAGGGCTTCATATCCCGCCCGCTGCATGGTGCTCTCCCGAGTGGTCAAGGCCATCACCGCGGCGGATTGGACCAGCAGCCAAGAATACACTTCGTCGCTCACGAACCCACTGAACACGACGTTCTTCGGAGCAGCAGCGCGGACCTCTTCGGGCGCTCTTCCGGTGAGTACGAACTTCACCTCCGGCAACCCGCGGGCCGCTCTCAGGAGTTCGGCGATGGGCTCATCCGAGGCATACGTGACGGGAACTAGTAGGTACTTCTCACCCACCAGTGCGTCCAGTGGTCCCGTGGGAACAGTGGCTTTGGAAAAGTCTGATGCGTCGATCAAGTCGTGCATGACGAGCGTGCGCACCTGCGCAGCCCGCGGTATCCGGGCAAGCGTCTCGTTCGTAACGATCGCTCCGCCGCGCCTTTTCAGGATTCGGAGAGTGGACGGAGCAGCCCAGGCCCACCGGCGATCATTGAACACACCGCTGTGCAGGTCGCCGATCAGAGCGAACTTCAAGATCACCGCGAGGGGCGCGACCACCCAGACCGCGACAGCAGGTGGAAGCATCAGCACGACAACCGAAGGCCTCAGACGTACGAGCACTCGAATGGTATGAAATGCCTGGATTACATATCGCAGTGGGAGCGACGGCGCAGTCGAGTGAACGTACACGAGCTCTGCGCCCAGAAAGCGAGCGATGCCGTCGCTACGACCATGCCGGCGAATCCAGCTCAGCATGAGCGGTGCCCGGCGGGGCGTTCGGCCGATCATGCAGGGACAACCCGGATCGCGCTCGCCTTAGCCAGCATTCCGGCATCGATCTCAGCTACCTCTGCGGTGGGTACCAACTCACGACGGCGGAGTTCTTCGACGATCTGCAACTGGTGATTGTCGACGTGCTCGCCCCGCTCCGCACGACGCGGAACAGCCAACGTCGGAACGCCCATATCCATGAGCTTCATCAGTGTGCCGACTCCGGCATGAGAGATGACCAGGTCACTTTCGGTCACGAACCGGTCGAACTCAGCCGACTTCATCTCCGGGTAGACCCGGCCCGGCAGATCGTCGCGATCGGTAACACCGAGTTGCCAGACGAGTTCGGTATCCGGTCCGACCGACCCTACGATCGTGTCCACGAGAGAGTCGAAACGATAGGGGCGGATCGTTCCGAGTGTGACGAAGATTCTACGAGGCGTTGGGGCTGCAGCGCGCCAATTGTGATCCCTCGTGTACGCATCCATGACGGAGAACTCGTGCTTCCATTTGGCGTCGGACCACCGCTGGTGCTGCGTGAAAAGTTCGACTCCGGGCACCTTCGACAGGATCCGTCCCGTCAAGGACGGGCCGTTGAGTCGTGACACGCTCTCGATGTAGACACGTCGCATACCGATCGGTACGACATGAGACGCCAGCGCCAATCCGGCCCCTGTGCTCACCGTAGCGGTGAAATTGTTGCTCTTCACCAGCTTCCGAACGGTGCGCTGTGCCTTCGCCACGCCGAGGTAGTCCCGGGGTGCGACGTATGGCACGAAGGTGTGATCGAAGTTGCTGACTAGCGATTGGCTCTGCGCGTTGTCGAACGTAACCCACATCGACCCATGGCCTGGCTGGATCATCTCGGAGATCCTCACGAGTTGGGCGAGGTGCCCGCCGGTCGAAGCAACGAAAAGAATCTTTTCATTCCGCAGTTCATCGATCAGTTCGGACAATGCGTCTCCTGGTTCTCTGTATGCGTCAGTATCCGAGAGCGGACTACGCTTGCCACGATGCTAGTTGACTTTGATTTCGCGGCGATTAACGAACGAATTCGGTCAGGGATCATTTTGACAGCTTGACGGCGACCGAGTGATGAAGGGCATCTTCTCGGACACCCTCGCGGTGAAGGCGTGGGGCGACCGATCCCCGTCTCGGGTCGCACCAGATGGACGATCCATCTCCTTCGGGAGGTCTGGTGCCCTTGCAGAAGCGGGTTCACAGGTCCACCGGTTCGCAGCACCGAAGGCGCACGCCGTTGCGTTTGAAGCTGCGGCGCACTGCAGCCGCGTAGCCAGCACGATGGTGAATAGGCACATCAAGCCGCCGGAGCAGACAGAACAGTCGGATGCCGCGAACCGCACGATCATCGGCATATGGAGCGTCGCGGCGAGTAGGAACGGAGCAAAGACCTGCCGCGGCAGCGAACTTTCTCTTCACACACAACCCGCGGCGAATTCCGCGAGGTCTACCGGATTCAAATTCGAGATGTCTTCGTGGTCGCCGACCGATTGGACGGCGGTGATCTCGGAGCCAGGAGCCACGATGCTGGGTAACAGGTCCGCGTTCTGCGCTTTCACTATGATCGTGTCTGACGGGGATGCGATCGTACGATAGCGAGCAACCGGAAGCAGCGGGTCACCAGACGCCGGGTTCCACAACGGTGGCATCGTGCCTGCGTAGGCGTTGCGCACCTGGGCGAGAGCGTTCGGGGCGGTGAGCGCCACCGCGGCAAGGTCCACCGCCGGTTTCGCCCCGTACCAGCACTCTCCCGGAAGCGCGCCGAACCGCAGCGCGTTCAACGTCGCCACTCCACCCATCGATGCTGCAACGAGCATCTGGTTGTCAGTGCCAGCACGGGTTCGCGCGAACTGTGACAGGTCGACGAGAGACTGAACGCCGACGTCGTTGCCCCAGTTGTTGCCGCCCATGTCGGACGAGGCGACCATCCAACCGTTCTCCATTATGACGTCGAACCAGGTGGAAGTTTCGAGTGCGGTCTCGTTGCCGCCCTGACCGTGCGACCACAGCGCCACACCAACGGTGGGTACGTCGGGGTTCCAGCGGACGAGGATGCTCTGTCCGTCCAGGTTGCCGCGTATTTGCCCGGGCTCGTCGACGGTAGCCGTGAAGATGCCTGG from the Herbiconiux aconitum genome contains:
- a CDS encoding UDP-glucose dehydrogenase family protein, translated to MKISVIGCGYLGAVHAASMAELGHEVIGIDVDQRKIEALAAGRAPFFEPGLPEILLSASASGRLTFSTEMASAADAQVHFIAVGTPQRVGSYSADMTYVDAALESLLPFLKDGDLVVGKSTVPVGTAARLAERVQEVAPGANLAWNPEFLREGFAVKDTISPDRLVYGVSPEPEAAAASKAILDEVYSKALSEETPLVVTDYATAELVKVSANAFLATKISFINAIAEIAEVTGANVTELADAIGFDARIGRRFLNAGVGFGGGCLPKDIRAFGARAEELGRGESLAFLKEVDAINLRRRQRVVDLVLELLDGQAFEKRVAVLGLAFKPDSDDIRDSPALDVAVQLNGLGAIVSATDPEAIPNAHAKHPQLHFVDDVADAVKDAEVVVLLTEWKEYRSLVPADIEGLVAGRRIIDGRNVLDSTSWRAAGWEYRAMGRP
- a CDS encoding YdcF family protein, yielding MKNSRLTPKQLRRVIVQVLAGVVAAAAAIALIGLPFYVFPTVDQPERADAIVVLGPPKATRIALAEKLVSEGYAETILISVPPTSRFSASSLPACTYPPAGADVTCFLADPFTTQGEARFVRAQAQENGWNKVLVITSTPHVYRARLIFDRCIDGALFVADPRNLSLGDWIYQYLYQTGAMLKASVNDEC
- a CDS encoding CatB-related O-acetyltransferase produces the protein MPALDSAKFPSMRQSAIGRFVVKFYRRLPARHRLLAIAVKAEGGQTTSISLRAVLRQHYGVSAGPHSYGSLLTPGFADRGTTIGPYASIGPNVRRIGAAHPMQAPSLHPYWYNPKLGLVAADNDVSRTPCEIGADTWIGANVTILPGCRRIGVGAVVGAGSVVTKDVDDFQIVVGNPARSIGSRLTADVQKELIAGKPWELPPAKYWAEISRLSARNGENAG
- a CDS encoding Coenzyme F420 hydrogenase/dehydrogenase, beta subunit C-terminal domain, with translation MAERVPALDRSVGRVLANDNCSGCGACELISARIGMELSPDGYQRPRLSTGSVVDRASDRREAALFDRVCPGKRIMAPRVEGAEHEIFGRYVSVWEGYARDDTTRFMGSSGGVITAMTEWMLKSEIVNQITGSAAKPTRPTTTVPVTIMTRAEALESAGSRYGPVANLAGWKTGDPRVGLVGKPCEVSAASQLQDALGIDASDRPVLLSFFCAGTPSQFATDALVRQLGVDPGAAVSMKYRGGGWPGTFEVSDGATTGSLSYDESWGKHLGRQLQQRCKICVDGTGAHADIAVGDYWMADENGYPLFEEGAGNSVVIARTQRGHELLQQAALAGAIAIMPLELDRVRPVQPLQVKRKLTLVGRLLGRRLAGKAVPKYAGYGLLRLALRNPANTARAALGTFRRSLRRSADNR
- a CDS encoding polysaccharide pyruvyl transferase family protein, producing the protein MAELARAAWGPETVVEFQNFGAGDSDISFGTRTIARDFGRRSGPIKSKLRQYDAIIDSGAGDSFTDIYGARRLLTMHYVHRSAKQVGVPLVFGPQTIGPFNTRWGRTIARRSLRASTGVLVRDSISETYTKRLGFVPAAHATDVVFNLEVPERRKRFEVLFNVSGLLWSENSHVDYVRYQAAVRSLIQGLRDSGREVALLAHVLANSTHDDDTSVVRELAAELNIQALVPEDLDDVRSMVADADLVIGSRMHACLNALSVGTPAIPLAYSRKFAPLLDDIGWNHTIDLRKSDTVAEEALVIAGQAAEGLLDADVSSLRTRTSERLQDAADALRVRVPSIDG
- a CDS encoding glycosyltransferase family 2 protein produces the protein MAEPKRSTKVAIVCYNSSELVEALLQSLKNEPIENIVIVDNASTPSQRSELERVVGEHENVKVEFGSQNLGFGGGVNKALALIDPADDDVVWVLNPDTLVSPGSTSLMVEALSTFDIVSPTIMMGTADEPKIWYRGGTVSLPTGTVRHLGLGATSNRTESPFATEFVTGAAPMFTGSTWRKTSGFRSELFLYWEDVDWSLRAGGLGLTLGVVPAAVIWHLVGGSGDTTGGKSATYYYYMQRNRFLVVADHGSPTLSLLFGRGMLETARLSARPLKESNGRFVKFRAGLRGLIAGARRRRPVPSGV
- a CDS encoding glycosyltransferase, producing the protein MLVRLRPSVVVLMLPPAVAVWVVAPLAVILKFALIGDLHSGVFNDRRWAWAAPSTLRILKRRGGAIVTNETLARIPRAAQVRTLVMHDLIDASDFSKATVPTGPLDALVGEKYLLVPVTYASDEPIAELLRAARGLPEVKFVLTGRAPEEVRAAAPKNVVFSGFVSDEVYSWLLVQSAAVMALTTRESTMQRAGYEALAAGKPLVTSNTEALREYFTKGAVFVEPTVDSLASGILDALGRGALLASEMSDLAVDLEGSEQQSLIEFRGWVDTLMGSN
- a CDS encoding glycosyltransferase, producing MSELIDELRNEKILFVASTGGHLAQLVRISEMIQPGHGSMWVTFDNAQSQSLVSNFDHTFVPYVAPRDYLGVAKAQRTVRKLVKSNNFTATVSTGAGLALASHVVPIGMRRVYIESVSRLNGPSLTGRILSKVPGVELFTQHQRWSDAKWKHEFSVMDAYTRDHNWRAAAPTPRRIFVTLGTIRPYRFDSLVDTIVGSVGPDTELVWQLGVTDRDDLPGRVYPEMKSAEFDRFVTESDLVISHAGVGTLMKLMDMGVPTLAVPRRAERGEHVDNHQLQIVEELRRRELVPTAEVAEIDAGMLAKASAIRVVPA